The Nasonia vitripennis strain AsymCx chromosome 1 unlocalized genomic scaffold, Nvit_psr_1.1 chr1_random0002, whole genome shotgun sequence genome has a window encoding:
- the LOC116416402 gene encoding uncharacterized protein DDB_G0271670-like: MKQLNEGAATSPESQQQQQLPSIGVMQQMFKSISSLSEMHHQQQLPQEQNSQQQAAVAAEVASAAKAAAKATTAAKATTAAKAAAIAKAKAKARTTAEAKAATPARTTAVAAQAAAKTKVTVAATTAKAAAEAKAAVAAKAAAEAKASEAATTGEAKAAEAKASEAATTAEAKAAEAAAAAKAATTAAATAPARKPLRDPRSPPAAKSDRPSTSAKTERPSSSSDRNRSSSKSDRHRSSSKKSDRLRSSSRNDRTSVRSDRSYVPSDHHTSTASTRADCQASNTSVSAVEHLQPPLRSVIASKGIKLSQSSRARSSSRSSSSSSSGSSSSSGSSSSSGSSLTKAEVQERGNLMMKQSMV; this comes from the exons ATGAAGCAGCTGAATGAGGGTGCGGCCACCTCACCAGAGtcgcaacaacagcagcaacttCCGTCGATTGGTGTGATGCAGCAGatgtttaaaagtatatcatccttatcagaGATGCAccatcagcagcagcttccACAGGAGCAAAACTCGCAGCAACAAGCAGCAGTCGCAGCAGAAGTCGCATCCGCAGCCAAAGCCGCAGCAAAAGCCACAACCGCAGCCAAAGCCACAACCGCAGCCAAAGCCGCAGCTATAGCCAAAGCCAAAGCCAAAGCCAGAACTACAGCAGAAGCCAAAGCCGCAACCCCAGCCAGAACCACAGCAGTCGCAGCCCAAGCCGCAGCAAAAACCAAAGTAACAGTTGCCGCAACCACAGCCAAAGCCGCAGCAGAAGCCAAAGCAGCAGTCGCAGCCAAAGCCGCAGCAGAAGCCAAAGCATCTGAAGCCGCAACCacaggagaagccaaagcAGCAGAAGCCAAAGCATCTGAAGCCGCAACCACAGCAGAAGCCAAAGCAGCAGAAGCCGCAGCCGCAGCCAAAGCCGCAACCACAGCCGCAGCCACAGCACCAGCTAGGAAGCCACTCAGGGACCCTCGCTCTCCGCCGGCAGCCAAAAGTGATCGCCCTTCTACGTCTGCGAAAACCGAACGTCCGTCCTCATCAAGCGATCGCAATCGCTCGTCATCAAAAAGCGATCGCCATCGCTCGTCATCAAAAAAAAGCGATCGCCTTCGGTCATCTTCGAGAAACGACCGCACTTCTGTAAGAAGCGATCGCTCTTATGTACCAAGCGATCACCACACAAGTACGGCAAGCACGAGGGCTGATTGCCAAGCGTCAAATACATCTGTTAGCGCTGTTGAGCATTTACAGCCTCCTCTACGATCCGTAATAGCATCCAAGGGGATTAAGCTATCACAATCTTCAAGGGCGAGATCAAGCTCGCGTTCAAGCTCAAGCTCGAGTTCAGGCTCAAGCTCGAGTTCAGGCTCAAGCTCGAGTTCAGGCTCAAGCTTGACAAAAGCGGAAGTTCAAGAAAGAGGAAATCTGATG ATGAAGCAATCAATGGTATAG